A region of Moorena producens PAL-8-15-08-1 DNA encodes the following proteins:
- a CDS encoding RNA-guided endonuclease InsQ/TnpB family protein — translation MSQRSGCFRLKNFIKFGKLGSTLIALVYNWSIATIKNGYQGSTYDLQKIARGADRPEWVKTLPGHQLQEAVADAIDAVKQAKANGGFAKFKSCRQTSQVIKFKAGNFKKGFWYPTKVKGLSFRSPQDFPTECIYGTQLVWIKGKWYGIFPEYIEPTPTEEERVIALDPGVRTFLTGFDGRNYIEIGKSDIGRIQRLCQQLDRLMSRIDLSSAKRQRRSRSVRQSAAMRKAAHRLRQKIQDLIKDTRNKSASFLVSNYKLIFLPRFETSLMVVKSARKLNKKTARNLLTWSHYKFRQHLIQMADRHDVMVVLVNESYTSKTCPECGHIHEKLGGNRKFQCPKCGFSLPRDWNGARNIMIRALSASAFRWL, via the coding sequence GTGTCTCAAAGATCAGGGTGTTTCCGTCTAAAGAACTTCATAAAGTTTGGAAAACTTGGCTCAACGCTTATCGCGCTTGTTTATAACTGGTCCATAGCTACTATCAAGAATGGCTATCAAGGTAGTACCTACGATCTACAGAAAATAGCAAGAGGCGCTGATAGACCAGAATGGGTAAAAACGCTTCCAGGTCATCAACTACAAGAGGCAGTAGCTGATGCGATCGATGCAGTTAAGCAGGCGAAAGCTAACGGAGGTTTTGCTAAGTTTAAGTCCTGTCGTCAGACTTCCCAGGTGATCAAGTTCAAAGCAGGAAACTTCAAGAAGGGTTTCTGGTACCCAACAAAAGTAAAAGGATTGTCTTTCCGCTCACCTCAAGACTTCCCTACCGAATGTATCTACGGAACTCAATTAGTGTGGATCAAAGGAAAATGGTACGGGATTTTTCCTGAGTACATTGAGCCCACTCCTACTGAAGAGGAACGAGTAATAGCCTTAGACCCAGGTGTTAGGACATTCCTTACTGGTTTTGATGGCAGAAATTATATCGAAATAGGTAAGAGCGATATTGGTAGAATCCAAAGACTTTGTCAACAATTAGATCGGTTGATGAGTCGTATTGACTTAAGCTCTGCCAAACGTCAGAGACGTTCGCGAAGCGTGCGCCAAAGCGCAGCAATGAGGAAAGCCGCTCATCGTTTACGCCAAAAGATTCAAGACTTGATCAAGGACACCCGCAACAAGTCGGCCTCCTTTCTCGTTAGTAACTACAAGCTGATCTTTTTACCAAGGTTTGAGACATCTTTGATGGTTGTAAAGTCAGCTAGGAAGTTGAACAAGAAGACAGCTCGCAATCTGCTCACCTGGAGTCATTACAAATTTCGTCAACATTTGATACAAATGGCAGATCGGCATGATGTAATGGTGGTATTAGTTAATGAATCTTACACGAGCAAGACTTGTCCGGAGTGCGGTCATATTCACGAAAAATTAGGCGGTAATAGAAAATTCCAATGCCCAAAATGTGGTTTCTCATTACCACGGGATTGGAATGGCGCACGGAACATAATGATTCGTGCTTTGTCGGCAAGTGCGTTTCGTTGGTTATAA
- a CDS encoding IS607 family transposase translates to MKKYVTPKEAAEYYGVSITTLRRWDKDGRLDSIRTQGNQRRFCVQGQDPQSKPIVAYARVSTHSQRDDLDRQAEFLRSKYPNAEVISEVGSGLNFKRRKFIKILERIYSSDISAFVIAYPDRAVRFGFPLLEWLCQKSGVKLLVLNERKLSPEQELVEDILSILHCFSARLYGLRKYQKQLTKAVQEKTSESDGEVDTQQCLKDQGVSV, encoded by the coding sequence ATGAAAAAATATGTCACCCCAAAAGAGGCAGCCGAATATTACGGTGTCTCCATTACAACACTCAGGAGATGGGATAAAGACGGAAGACTTGACAGCATCAGGACTCAAGGGAATCAAAGAAGGTTTTGTGTTCAAGGACAAGACCCGCAGAGTAAGCCCATTGTCGCTTATGCAAGAGTCTCTACACACTCCCAACGAGACGACCTTGATAGACAAGCTGAATTTTTACGGTCAAAATACCCAAACGCTGAAGTTATTTCAGAAGTTGGATCGGGACTCAATTTTAAACGGCGAAAGTTTATCAAAATATTGGAACGAATATACAGCTCTGATATCTCGGCATTTGTCATTGCATACCCAGATAGAGCAGTCCGATTTGGATTTCCGTTACTTGAATGGTTGTGCCAAAAAAGTGGAGTTAAACTCTTGGTTCTCAATGAACGTAAATTATCCCCAGAGCAAGAACTCGTCGAAGATATCTTGTCCATCCTCCACTGTTTCTCTGCTAGGCTTTACGGACTCCGAAAATACCAAAAACAACTCACGAAAGCGGTACAAGAAAAAACCTCGGAATCAGACGGTGAAGTTGACACCCAACAGTGTCTCAAAGATCAGGGTGTTTCCGTCTAA
- a CDS encoding IS607 family transposase yields MESHSEMTLSIGEAAKQLGVSTKTLRRWADAGKIRYQRSPTGQRRFYLKDIKHITPRNPQPLTHRLTINYARVSSDERQKDLRSQIQLLENFSAANGWQYETISDLGGGLNYHKKGLNQLLRKIMTGDVERLVITHKDRLLRFGSELIFTICEEFGTEVVIINKSPEGVSFDDELTQDMMELITVFSARLYGARSQKNQKLLDGMSKVVKELE; encoded by the coding sequence ATGGAAAGTCATTCTGAGATGACATTAAGCATTGGGGAGGCAGCTAAACAGCTAGGAGTCTCTACCAAAACCCTAAGACGGTGGGCTGATGCAGGCAAAATCAGATATCAACGTTCACCTACTGGACAACGGCGATTTTATCTTAAAGATATCAAACATATAACACCAAGAAATCCTCAGCCATTAACCCACAGATTGACAATTAACTATGCCAGAGTTTCAAGTGATGAGCGACAAAAAGACCTGAGGAGTCAAATTCAATTATTAGAAAATTTTAGCGCTGCTAATGGTTGGCAATACGAAACTATTTCTGATTTAGGGGGTGGTTTAAATTATCACAAAAAAGGATTGAACCAATTACTCAGAAAAATTATGACAGGGGATGTTGAACGATTGGTGATAACTCACAAGGATAGATTGCTGAGATTTGGATCAGAATTAATCTTTACCATTTGTGAAGAGTTTGGCACAGAAGTCGTGATCATTAATAAATCCCCAGAGGGAGTCAGCTTTGATGACGAATTAACCCAAGACATGATGGAATTAATCACAGTCTTTTCTGCCCGTCTCTATGGCGCTAGGAGCCAAAAAAATCAAAAATTACTGGATGGAATGAGTAAAGTGGTAAAGGAATTAGAGTAA
- a CDS encoding D-arabinono-1,4-lactone oxidase, giving the protein MSVTWSNWRGNVSCNPKSIVEPSSNEDLKKVLAMARTEKMKVKVVGSGHSWSEAACTDGVLVSLKRLNRVIELDRERGTVTVEPGITLNSLNQYLDQHGMALENLGAITKQTISGAIAMATHGTGDKNGSLASAVVELELMKASGEVVRYQQDNPTFYGVCVNLGALGIITKLTLRCVPKFFLRDIQQPMLTDLLRKEIDTLVKENDHFQFFEFPHTSRSYWFKFNKMDEPVTPMPFWRQFLDDLSRTISREGNGIGDWITRTFPFTIPLIFRVAFLTNLRGLNRWDKSFKILAFENINFTYSELEYAIPRSAAIKALEQIHQMIKNQGFRINLPISVRFASSEEHWLSPLYQRESVYISLNLSGSDFKVIENYHREAEQILLEYGGRPNWGKHFYSNREYLRSQYPRWDDFALLMKEFDPDRLFSNPFLDRLFPFDV; this is encoded by the coding sequence ATGTCAGTTACTTGGTCAAATTGGAGGGGTAATGTTTCTTGCAACCCCAAAAGTATTGTCGAGCCATCTTCTAACGAAGATCTCAAGAAAGTTCTTGCCATGGCTCGAACCGAAAAGATGAAAGTTAAGGTGGTTGGTTCGGGACACTCATGGTCAGAAGCTGCATGCACCGATGGTGTTCTTGTATCATTAAAGCGACTAAACCGGGTAATCGAGCTAGACCGAGAAAGGGGCACCGTTACTGTCGAGCCAGGAATAACACTAAACAGCTTGAATCAATACCTAGACCAACACGGCATGGCCTTGGAAAACCTGGGAGCAATCACCAAGCAGACTATTTCTGGTGCAATAGCAATGGCTACCCATGGAACAGGAGACAAAAACGGCTCACTGGCTAGTGCAGTGGTTGAGCTAGAGCTAATGAAAGCATCCGGGGAAGTTGTCCGCTACCAACAAGATAATCCCACATTTTATGGAGTATGTGTCAACTTGGGTGCCCTTGGTATTATTACTAAATTAACCCTTCGTTGTGTTCCTAAATTCTTCTTGCGAGATATTCAACAACCGATGTTGACCGACCTTCTCAGAAAAGAAATAGACACACTAGTTAAAGAAAACGATCATTTCCAATTCTTTGAATTTCCCCACACCTCACGCTCCTATTGGTTTAAGTTTAATAAAATGGATGAGCCGGTTACTCCCATGCCATTCTGGAGACAATTCCTAGACGACCTATCTAGAACTATATCTAGAGAAGGCAATGGAATCGGTGACTGGATTACCAGGACGTTTCCTTTTACAATTCCTCTCATCTTTAGAGTAGCTTTTTTGACTAATCTACGGGGATTAAACCGTTGGGATAAGAGCTTTAAAATCCTCGCCTTTGAGAATATTAATTTCACCTATTCCGAGTTGGAGTATGCCATACCAAGGTCAGCTGCAATCAAAGCTCTGGAGCAAATTCACCAGATGATAAAAAACCAGGGATTTAGGATAAACCTACCAATATCAGTTCGATTTGCTAGTTCCGAAGAGCATTGGTTAAGCCCACTGTATCAAAGAGAATCGGTATATATTAGCCTTAACTTATCAGGGTCAGATTTTAAAGTGATTGAAAACTATCATCGGGAAGCCGAACAGATATTATTAGAGTATGGTGGCCGTCCCAACTGGGGCAAGCACTTTTATTCCAATCGGGAATATCTGCGCTCACAATACCCACGTTGGGATGACTTCGCTCTACTTATGAAAGAATTTGATCCTGATCGACTTTTTTCTAACCCCTTCCTCGACCGCCTCTTCCCTTTTGATGTATAA
- a CDS encoding tetratricopeptide repeat protein, translating to MDKQRKQQYLKLLHQLLTCPKGKEIKIINSNLELVDAELLQVMAQSAEYLTGNGHQNAANFLLRIRSKLLKGLAISETLTSAKASSEEYQQFLDEVLLATANSKGDREAVYQLLVANLDKLDHNFIPILQTWASTKLSAAEPETATEIANSIWEFSTMISDFSLGNQANNREIAIAGYQTMLTVFTNHSNPEIWAAIQNNLGNAYCDRIRGNRANNLEKAIDAYQVALEVYTKPDFPEDWASTQNNLGIAYCERIRGDRADNLEKAIKAFQLALEIRTKPDFPIDWAITHYNLGNAYCERLRGDRADNLEEAIEVYQLALEVRTKPDFPEDWASTHNNLGIAYSDRIRGDRADNLEIAIAQYQLALSVYTKQDFPEEWARTLYNLGNAYSNRIVGDTTENLENAIACYENASEIFTRDDFPEDWENLQRHIAKLLIQLRN from the coding sequence ATGGACAAACAAAGAAAACAACAATACCTCAAATTGCTCCACCAACTCCTAACTTGTCCCAAGGGTAAAGAAATCAAAATTATTAATAGTAACCTTGAGTTAGTGGATGCCGAATTATTGCAAGTAATGGCACAATCAGCAGAATATCTAACAGGAAATGGCCACCAAAACGCGGCTAACTTTTTACTACGTATCAGGAGTAAGCTTTTAAAGGGTCTGGCAATTTCAGAAACCCTTACTTCAGCTAAGGCTTCATCGGAAGAGTATCAGCAATTTTTAGACGAGGTATTGCTAGCAACCGCTAACAGCAAAGGCGACCGCGAAGCTGTCTACCAACTCCTGGTAGCAAACCTAGACAAACTCGATCATAATTTTATCCCTATCCTGCAAACCTGGGCAAGTACTAAACTCTCAGCAGCGGAACCAGAAACAGCAACAGAAATCGCTAATAGTATCTGGGAATTCAGCACCATGATCAGCGATTTTTCACTGGGCAATCAAGCCAATAACAGGGAAATCGCTATTGCCGGTTACCAAACGATGCTAACCGTTTTTACTAATCATAGTAACCCGGAAATTTGGGCAGCTATTCAAAACAACTTGGGCAATGCCTACTGTGACAGAATCCGTGGCAATCGGGCTAATAATCTCGAAAAAGCCATAGATGCATACCAAGTAGCCTTGGAGGTTTATACCAAACCAGACTTCCCCGAAGATTGGGCAAGTACTCAAAACAACCTGGGCATAGCTTACTGTGAAAGAATCCGTGGAGACCGGGCTGATAATCTCGAAAAAGCTATTAAAGCATTCCAACTAGCTTTGGAAATTCGCACTAAACCAGATTTCCCCATTGATTGGGCAATCACTCACTATAACCTGGGCAATGCCTACTGTGAAAGACTCCGTGGAGACCGGGCTGATAATCTCGAAGAAGCCATAGAAGTATACCAACTAGCATTAGAAGTTCGCACCAAACCAGATTTCCCGGAAGATTGGGCAAGTACTCACAACAACCTGGGCATAGCCTACAGTGACAGAATCCGTGGAGACCGGGCTGATAATCTCGAAATTGCTATTGCCCAATACCAACTAGCCTTGTCTGTTTATACTAAACAAGACTTCCCCGAAGAGTGGGCAAGGACCCTATATAACCTGGGTAATGCTTACAGCAACAGAATAGTAGGAGACACTACAGAGAATCTGGAAAATGCGATCGCATGCTATGAAAATGCCTCAGAAATCTTTACCCGTGACGACTTTCCCGAAGATTGGGAAAACCTTCAACGTCATATTGCTAAACTACTGATTCAGCTAAGAAACTGA